The Patescibacteria group bacterium genomic sequence TGATGCATAAATCTTTTTTTGCCCACTTCTTCCATTGTATCTAAATACTGTTCAAGCCCTGGTGCTCCCAGGGTAATAATAGACAAAACTTGAGTTTCTCCTCTTGAAAATAATCCCGTACCATGAACTCTTGGCAATATACCAACCTGACAATCAATTTTTCTAACCTCGTCTAATTGGCGTCCATCTATTCTTCTGTTATTATCCAAGATAGCTGTTGAAACATATTTATACACTAATTCATAAACATGTTCTGATGCTCGCTTTCTTTTATCTTTGCCAATTTGTTTTTCAAGTAAAACTTCATCTACTTTTGCCTTTAATCCTTCAATAGCATCAACTCTTTGTTGTCTGGTTTTTAAAAAATCTTTAAAAATATAATTATCAACCTCTTGATTAACAATTTCTTCTGTCATTTTCTTAACTTTTGCTTTAGCATCTTCTTCTTCGTTCTCTTCTGAGTCAGAAGATTTTTTATGACTGACTATTGATATTTTTTCCTTGCCAATTTTAGATTGAATACTAGTAATAAACTTATTAATTTCATCCAAATGACTGGCTGCGAATTTAGTTGTTTCAAAAACCTGTTCTTTGGACACATGGTCTGATACTGCTTCTAGCATGACAACTCTGTCGCTTGTTCCACAAACTACTAAATCTAATATTGATTTAGCTCTTTCCTCATAAGTTGGGTTCAATATAATTTGATTTTCTTCGCTATCAGAATTAAACAAACAAGCTCTGATGCCTGATATTGGCCCTTGCCATGGAATCTCTGATATGGATAAACAAATACAGGCTGCATAAAAAGCAACCATATCTGCATCATTCTCTTCATCAACTGAAAGAACAGTTAAAATAATCTGAACATTTCTTCTCATACTCCCATCAAAAAGAGGTCTAATTGCCCTATCTATCATCCTGCCCGTTAAAACTGCCTCATCAGCTGGTCTTGTTTCTCTTTTAATGAAACGAGATCCTTTTATTCTACCAGCAGCATAAAATTTTTCCTCATATTCAACTGACAATGGAAAATAATTTAATTCTTTATTCTCTTCTCCTAATACAACTGTTCCTAAAACAGTTGTTTCTCCGTATTGCACAACACAGCTTCCGCTTGCTCTTTTGGCCAACTCGCCTGTTTTTACAACTAATTCTTTTTCTCCAATCTTTGTACTAAACTCCATAATTTACTCATTTTTTTATTAAAAATTTCTTTTTATTTTTACTTAAATCAATAAAGTCATCTACTTGTTCAATTAATTTAGATGACGTCGTCTTCTTAAAAGCCATGACTTCAACCAAGCAGCCTCTATTTTCCTGCAAATAAGAAACCATTGGGATAAAGTCTCCGTCTCCGGAAACCAAAACAATAACATCCAATCTATCTGCTAATTTAATAGCATCAACTGTGATATTCACATCTTGGTCCGCCTTTTTTGCTCCGCCTGCAAAAATTTGTAAATCCTTTACATTTAACTCAAATCCTTGTTTTGAAATTGCTTCAAAAAAGGCCTGCTCTTCTTTTGTGTCTGATTTTATTACATAAGCTATTGCCCTAATAAGTTGCCTGCCAGCTGTTGCTTTTTCAAGAACTCTTGAAAA encodes the following:
- a CDS encoding polyribonucleotide nucleotidyltransferase, which gives rise to MEFSTKIGEKELVVKTGELAKRASGSCVVQYGETTVLGTVVLGEENKELNYFPLSVEYEEKFYAAGRIKGSRFIKRETRPADEAVLTGRMIDRAIRPLFDGSMRRNVQIILTVLSVDEENDADMVAFYAACICLSISEIPWQGPISGIRACLFNSDSEENQIILNPTYEERAKSILDLVVCGTSDRVVMLEAVSDHVSKEQVFETTKFAASHLDEINKFITSIQSKIGKEKISIVSHKKSSDSEENEEEDAKAKVKKMTEEIVNQEVDNYIFKDFLKTRQQRVDAIEGLKAKVDEVLLEKQIGKDKRKRASEHVYELVYKYVSTAILDNNRRIDGRQLDEVRKIDCQVGILPRVHGTGLFSRGETQVLSIITLGAPGLEQYLDTMEEVGKKRFMHHYNFPPFCTGEARHMRFTSRREIGHSSLAEKGMQAVVPAEDKFPYTIRIVSEVLSSNGSSSMASACAAVLASMDAGVPIKNPVSGIAIGLASEENDKGIKRYKVITDIQDLEDGPGGMDFKVVGTKDKITSIQMDTKTKGITFDIIKEALEHGDKARESILNDMAKALPETRDKLATSVPKIKMFKINPDKIRVVIGAGGKTINKIIEETESEIDIEQDGTVFVTSKTDESLKRALDWINDITREFKVGEEFTGEVMKILDFGAFVNIAHGHDGLVHVSKMSDKHVKHPEDIVKIGDKVKVKITEIDRQGRINLTMKLGGNK
- a CDS encoding NYN domain-containing protein; protein product: MKYKNQRVGVFVDVANMYHSAKNLHKANVSFSRVLEKATAGRQLIRAIAYVIKSDTKEEQAFFEAISKQGFELNVKDLQIFAGGAKKADQDVNITVDAIKLADRLDVIVLVSGDGDFIPMVSYLQENRGCLVEVMAFKKTTSSKLIEQVDDFIDLSKNKKKFLIKK